In Candidatus Binatia bacterium, the genomic window GTGGACGGGGCCGGCGAGGCGCGCGTGCTCTGGTCGATCGCGCTGCCCGCCCTGCGGCCGGTGCTGGCGACGCTCGCGGTCTTCACCTTCCTCGGCTCGTGGAACGACTTCCTGTGGCCCCTCATCGTGCTCTCCGACGACCGCCTCCAGACGCTCCCGGTGGCGCTCGCCAACCTGGCCGGCGAGCACGTGCAGGACACCGAGCGGATGATGGCGGGGGCGGTGCTGACCGTGCTGCCGGTGGTGCTGCTCTTCGTCGTGCTCCAGCGCCAGTATCTCGCCGGGCTCCTGGCCGGCGCGGTGAAGGAATAGGATGGCGGCGGCCGGCGCGAGGCGCGGGCGGTGGCCGGGCGTGCTGCTGGCCGTGGCCGTCGCAACGACCGCGAC contains:
- a CDS encoding ABC transporter permease subunit — protein: VDGAGEARVLWSIALPALRPVLATLAVFTFLGSWNDFLWPLIVLSDDRLQTLPVALANLAGEHVQDTERMMAGAVLTVLPVVLLFVVLQRQYLAGLLAGAVKE